The window GTACAATATTTGTACCTAACTTGCTTAAGGCATCCAAATTATCCTTCAACTCTGCTTCAAACGTGGACTTAGCAACTCTCCAGAAACATTGTCTACGCTCTACACCCCTCCATTTCTTCGCCCAATTTGCTAATACATGTCTTCCACACATCCTATGTTCTGCATTGGGTAGTTCTTCCTGGATTGCTGGAATTAAACCCTACATAGAAACATATTGTACAGTAATATTAATGTAATAATAATTCAGATAATGCCAACTAGTGGCTAATATTAGTTGTGTATAATACTAATTCAGATAATGCCAACTAGTGGCTAATATTAGCTGTCAGCAGACACTTCTAATTGAATACAGATAATGCCAACCATTTCTAGCTCAACCAATTACATGTCACAGGTACTCCAAATTGAATAACGAGATACGCATATGTGAAAAGTAAGATTAACATTGTTGTCTGTGACcaagattaaattaaaaaaataccttCTGCATGTCTGTGACAACACATGAACCATCTCCATTGCCCAAGCCTAAGTCTTGTTGCAGTAAATTGATGAACCATTTCCAGGTCGCCTTGGTCTCTACATCCACAACTGCCCAAACGATTGGGTAGATTTTATGATTCCTATCCTTACCAACAGCCACCAACATTACCCCTTTGcatattcctttcaaaaaagTGCCATCTAAACCTACACATTTTCTACAGCCTTCTTTAAATCCCTTCTTCAGTGCAGCAAAACAAACATAAAATCCCCTAAATTGACATTTGGGAGGTATACCTTTCATATCTACATGCACAACACATGTAGAACCTGGGTTAGACCTCAATATCTCATCTCTGTAATCATAAAGTCTTTCAAACTCCTTTCTATAGTCACCCATCAACTCTTTCATGATATTAGTCTTGACTTTTCTGCAAATAGTTTTTCCTACATATATCTCAAGTTCTGTCTTCACATGTTCTTGTAGCTGCCATATTTTGACTCCAGGATTATCAACAACCTTTTTCTTCAAGTATGTTGTTAAGAACTTTGTATTGCAGTGTCTATTTCTATTAGTCCTATAACATGTGTGCACTGGGTAATATGTTTTGATTAGGAAATTTTGGGACCTTTTTTGCTTACTTGCAAACAGATGCCATGTACAAGTTTTCAAACATTTAGCCCTAACCCTTATCTGGTCATTTGGCCTTAATGTTAGTTGAACACCTTTCTTCACAGCATATTTCGTAATTGCTTCTCTATATTGCTCCACATTTTCAAATATCATCCCTAACTCCCATAATGTCTCCTCACAGTTAggatcataatgaattcttttaTTTCTCCTTCTGCTTGGTAATTCTATCTCACCGTCAACTCCTTCTTCATCATCCGAAGCAAAACTGTCAGCATCAGAACTCCCTATATAATCTTCATCACCCCCTAATAAACCACCGTAGTTGTTTCCTTTCTTTAACCAGTCATCAAATCCAATATCGGGACCAGCTTCCCTCAATTCTATCTCCTTTTGGCCAACACCTCTATTCCTCCTAGATCTTTCCCTTCTATGCTTTGAGACTGTGTTTTTAATCTCCTCTCCCTCTTCATCCCGTTCGCTGGCTTCATCATCTTCAACTTCTGCATTATATAGTTCATCATCTGTAGTGTTAGATTCAGCTTCAGATCTAGAACTAGAGCCATCTTTATCATCTGATTGTAATGGTTCATTGTGATCATCTACACCGTTATAGTCAACATCAATGCCTTCTTCGTTCAGTTCTTCAACAACTATGTCTTCTATATTCAAGGCATCAATAACATTTAATTCCACAGTAAGTGGTTGGCCTTCTTTATTTACATTTACAACATTAGAGCATGTAGTAGATGATGTCTTAATAACCATGTTTCCAACACTTGCCAAGTCATCAGCCTTGTGGGACCCATCTGCCATGTTTTCCCGTCCATCCAAAGCAACCGAGTCCACAAATACATCAACAATATCCCCCTTTTCAATCCCTTCATCATATCCTATAAAGAAGCATCATCCACAATCTCAATGAAATCTGTTTTGCCCTCCTTTTGGTAGTAAAGAGGACCACATACTTGGTACTTAAACTCTTCTCTAATAATCCAAAGAAGATCTATTCGAGAAAGTTTGTCTGAATCATAATTATCTAAAACCTCATAACTGCCCCCAATGTAATTTATACACCCTCCATTTTCTTTTACATTCCCTCCGTGATGCCACCCAATACTGAATAATGATTCATCCATGTTTTCCACTAAAAAGCAAATAAAAACACACATGCTATGAGAATCTTGcagaataaaataataaaaataactttAACATTATAATGAGGTAAAGATAATACTTTAACATTATGTAAGAGATAAATACTATTTTCACTACCAAAAAGAGAGGTACAAAATGCAGACAAGCTATCTAACCCACATGTTTTCAATTTCCTAAAGAATAAAATTGCCCTTACTTTTGAACATTATAGCAAAAATACTTTTGCAAGTCGAATAAAATAGAGAGAATAGACTTACCAACTGTACGTCTTGTTATTGATTTTCTACAAACACAGCAACCTTCTATTTCCTTCTCTTTATATCAGACGTTGAAAACCAGATGTTCAAAATCTAAGTTAATCTCTTTTTACTTAAATCAGGGTCACTTACTCACGTTTACTGATTCCCTCACCGTTTAAGAGTGATCGATTTCAGCGATTAGGGTTCAACTCCATGAATTGAGAGAATAGACGGAGAGATGATGTATGGATTTTCAGAAATTAGGTTTTTTACCATTGACGGATCGACTATCCCGTAGAAAAATAATGTGTCGTGCTATTTTTCCACATCACCGCGCGTGAAATACAAACAGCAATGACCTGATGGAATAGAGAATTTTGTGTTTAAACGTTACGGATTAAGCAAGTTGAAGGACCTAATGAGACCTTcttaaagttcagggagccaaaaTGCTTAATACATCGTTTTTCTTTTGAGCTTGTTCAAAAAAATTGATTGACCTCCTGAAATTTCAAAGTATCTCGATAGTCCTatcaatttgtataaaatattaaattaatcatCTAAACTTGCGTCAAATGTAATCAATTTATTATTCCATTATAAAAAAGTAAGCTGCATGTAAAAATGAGTTATACGCACTTTAAAATGTCATTACATAATTTATAGAATAGATTAAAAAAGTTCTtatttgctcaactataaaacttgttttctctaatattagaaccgcatgCCCTATcgtcttacttttttttttaatgcgtgcaacatattttccgcattgaatttttttttttttataattgaatgattaattgattatattttacgtaaatttaggaAGCTAATtgaaatattttaaaagttgaAGGGCCAACTGTTGGACAAGTTCatagcaaatgatgtattagaaaaaaaaaaaaaaaacgtacaAGCTGAGGGTATTTTTGAGAAACCAACCCTTGGTATCTGATTCTGTTCAATCTCCATTTGCTGCTGCTTCTCCACTAGACGACCACCAGGTTTCCCTGTGCTCCGGCCACTGCTCGAAAGGAGAACAAGACGATCAGCTCGGAAGGACTACTGGCTGCGATTCGAAGTATCAAGGGAAAACGAGAATCGCCTGAGCTCCACCGTGAGCTCACCTGAACTCTGTGGAAGTCTTCACTCACCACCACGATTTGCCTGAATTCCGCCACTGTACGAAAACCGTTAGCTTCTGCGTTTCCTTTTCTATCTGTATCTCTATTTCATGGCTGTTGAATGTCTAATGTCCCATTATAAGTGATTCAATAGTATTTTAATGGAAATGTGAATGCCTAATTGCTTCCTTTTTCCCCCTTATTACTGTATAACGCGTAAAACTCAATATTGCTTAACAGTTACTGCTACCTGACTTTGGAATATTGAAAATGTTGTTATAATCCTTTCACTATTAAAAAATTCTATCAGTAGATGATAACTGTTTATCTGAACTTGTGACAAGAGTCCAAATAGGTTAGAGAGGAGCCGGAAGGACTCCGCTCCTATGCCTAAGTACAGTAGCTTGGAAGGTTTGAAGAGTAAGGACAGTGTTAACGTGTGTGACCATATTAAGAGTCTGGTTTAGGAGAAGTCCTTCCTACTGTGAAGTCTTTTAACCTAGTAGTATTGGGGTTTCCCTCTAAGGAGAAACGTTCCACGGAAGCTTCCTGATTGATCCGAAGGTCCAAATTGCGACACTCAGCAGTTGATCTGAGGGCCCCTATAATGCCGCGTGTCTGATTTGTTTTATAGGATATCAAGTAAAGTGTATTGATTGCTGTAGTAAATGACATCTGGGAATCAAaagcccttttcattttttttttggtatccCAACATAAAGTTGGCTTCTCCAACGTTATACCTTTCAAGCAATTTGAAATACTGTTGATTTTCTTATTAGGTTCTAGTTCAATAATAACagtttttacttttttacaatGAGTGTAGAGTTTGTCTATTTATCCATGTGCAATTGGTGGCAATGTAGACTtgatttggtaaaaaaaaagcaGCAATATTATAAGCTATCTGACATCATTGATATTTGGTTGCATTTGCGTCTATAAATGCCCGTGTTCCTCCTTTTTGTTAAGGTTCAAGCAATGTATGATGTATGAATTAATTGGGACTCTAGGTTTGTTGGTTATGGTCCTTATGTAAATAGGCACATCCTTACTACTCTATCTTGAAGTCAATTATTTAATACCACAGATTTAGCACATAATAATCAGCATGCATAATCTTTTAGTTGTATGCACGTGTTGTCGGTTATATTTTCATTTTCTCATTAATTCGATTGAAGGTGTGATGGATTCTCAGCTTCTATGCTTTCACCAAATCAACTCCTTGAGTAAACCACATTTGACTCATCAGTTTCAATTGCTAGGTGCTCCAAGGCACACATATCTACCTTCTCAACTTTATTTTCCTAGAGGTATAATTGTTCAGTTTTTTCCTGTCATCACTTGCATTCTCGTTCTCTCTTTATCTCTTACATTTTGTAATTGGTGTGGTTTTTACTCTCTCTCTAGGGaaagaaaaatgcaaaatccaTAATTTTGGAAGGGAAAAGTCACAAAGCCAAATATTTGGGATTTTGATTTATATGATGATACTTGAGTTATTTATTAGAAAATGAGGGTGATGGGCAGTTGTATTAGCTATATGTTTTACAGTagttttcacctggtcagttTGGTCGGTcacgttagatctaggcttataaGATCTAAGCCTTAGGATGGTTTTAATCCCCACCATAGGATTCTAATGAGCCTAGATCTAACGCCAGGTGAAAACCAACTATATGTTTTATCTCTTATAGATATAAATGAATACATTGCTTATAGATATGGACGTAATGTTGCTTCTAAATATATACATTTTGATATGGGTTGACTAGTTTTGATTATATcaaataactttttatttttatgtcataTTCTTGCTGCaatggtaaacgttgttgtgttcgagtcttaggagcggcctcttgccaaaaaaattggcaggaGAAGGCTTGCCCCTAGTAcaccttgtggtgggaccctccccggaccctcacTTAGGGGGGACGCATAGTGCACCTGTCCGCCCTTTTATTCTTGCTGCAATGGAAAGTGAGCCATTGATTATCTCTGAGGCAGACAAATTAAAATcttgttatttttcttttcactttttttttttaaaaaatttgctTGTTAATTTCCTGTAGTTCTTTTGTCTTGACAGGGTCAACTTTTAACAGAATAAGGTGTGCAATGAAGTCTTATCGATTATCAGAACTTTCTCATGCTGAGGTTAATAGTTTAAAAGCTCGTCCTCGAATAGATTTCACTTCAATTTTCAACATTGTAAGTCTCTGGTTTGTAATTTTCTTCTACAATTTTTCATCAAAGTACTTTTGATGATAAAcaatttttacaaaattttcAGGTCAATCCCATTGTGGATGATGTGCGCAACCGAGGTGATGCTGCAGTTAAAGAGTAGgtgcttatttttttttctcttgttgttattcttttattattgttattgttcTAAGAGTAAACTACAAAACTGCCCTAACTGTTATCTCTCTATCTCTCTTTAGAATGATACTTTGCATCTGCATACATTCAATTACTCCTTAACATTTAGAAATTCGTACATTTGACTCTTCCAGTTACAAGTTAGTCCCTCACCTTTAAGTACAATAGCATTATTACTTGAcgttaataaaatattatgatCATACAcctttatatattttaagaatgaAGCTATTGTTTTGAATAAAGGTCTGAAATTGCTGCAGAGACTGAAACCTTAGCAATTACAGAGTGTATTATTTTAATGTAAAGACTTTGGTCAAAACTGTTGTAAAATAAGTTGACAACCATTCAATTCTTTTCTTTCAAATTCTAACTATCCAAATTCTAGTATTGCCAACATTGAGGGGAATATTTTAACCTTGTGTTCCTTAGCATTTTGTTTACTCTCCAACTTCGAATCACCATCTCTTCTATAATCTCTCTCTCAAAACTCCATGTAGTGAGAAATTGTTTTTCGGTCAGTTAACCAATCTTGGTGAAAAGGTCAAGCCCATAACTATTATATGTTTCTGTTGTATAGCTATACTGCAAAATTTGACAAAGCCAAGTTGGAGAGCATAATTCAGCGTGTATCCGAGCTTCCTGACCCACAGGTATTTTCTTGAAACAATTTTCCGAAGAATTAAGCCTTGAATCTGTAATTTGTCTTGTTGAACCATTTGTATAATTTGCTTTCTATgaaattttcatgttttatccTTTTGTTCATTTTGCGCAATGCAGCTTGATTCAACTATTAAAGAAGCATTTGATGTGGCATATGACAATATATATGCATTTCATCTTGCTCAAAAAGTATCTGAAAAGTGCGTTGAAAACATGAAAGTAAGTCAATGTTTTGGTGCTTGGTTCATGGTTTTATGGTATTTTTATAATCACGAGTTCATAGTTTCTTTCAAAGTATTTCAGGGTGTTAGATGCAAAAGAGTGGCCAGGAGTATTTCTTCTGTAGGTCTTTATGTTCCAGGGGGTACTGCAGTTTTACCTTCAACAGCTCTGATGCTTTCAGTTGTAAGTTGATTGGATGCATTATACTAGTTATTTTGGCTCGTTCAGGTTGGTTTAGAATTTTATTATAGATTTTCATTGTCTGGGTGATCTCATTTTGCTGACACTTTTTTGTATTCTATAAATCAGCCTGCACAAATTGCTGGGTGTAAAACAATTGTTCTTGCAACTCCGCCATGTCAGGATGGCAGCATATGCAAGGTCAGGATTTcatttgtgtatttttttttttcatgtttcttACAATTTGAAGGAGAAGTGAAGGGGCTATAGAGATGATTCAGAGACAAATTTACTAACAGAGTTTATTTACGTTATATAGGAAGTATTATACTGTGCTAAGAAAGCTGGTGTCACTCACATTCTTAAAGCTGGAGGAGCGCAGGTTCGAGAACCTAAACTTGTTACAATATGTGTTGCAGGTTTTGGATTTTCTCAGTGTTCATAGAAGTTATCTACTATGAATTTTAATTTGCAGGCTATATCGGCCATGGCTTGGGGAACAGAATCCTGCCCTAAGGTGCTTGATTTTTCTCCATTCTTCATGTCCTAAGACGCTGCTATACTTCTGTATGACATTGCTTCTTTATGCAGTTTTCTCAATTTTGTGAGATGTGAGactaactttttttatttttaatggcATCGAACTTCTAGATTTATTTCAAAATTTCAGAACATTGTATTTTCATGTCTTTAatttcaacaacaacaaaacatTCCGTTCTagtttaaaatttgaaaaatttgaaaataaatgaaattagcAAAGTAAGAAAGATGCCATTATGTTCgagaaaatttaaaatagaatgTCACATTTACCTTgttatttggtattttgaagagacaaaattgaaattttatttttgtactaaATTGAAATGAATTTGGAAGTGTAGTAATCTATATGATAAAATGTTTTATTTGTGCTGAAACTGAAGTGAACCTGAAAGTAGAGTGCTATTTATTATAATTCTTGTGCAAAAGCTGGAAAATCATGTGATGGTTAGGATACTTGGGTAATTAGGCCTTTCCTTGACTGAAAGATAGGCCTTTACTTGATACTAAAATGATGACAAAAAGAATGAAGTTATCCTCTCATTGTTCATTTCTACCATCAATTTATGAAAGAAAAAAGTATTTCAGATTCCAATTGcaaataatatgaaaataattgtAGAAAGAAACACAATATTAATCAGAAATTCTAGTCTGTGTAAATTACTGTTCAAAGTCTTTTCCTTGTTGTTACAAATGATGAATCGGAAAATCTCGATCTCAAATTGTTCATTTAGGCCATTTATTTATAAGATATGGTAAATTTCTATTTCTAATATTTAAGTTCTGCAAAAAATGGTTTAGCTTAGCTTCGGAGGTTTGTATTTCTGTGGATATGGAATTGTAAAATCTCAAACATAGGGGGACCATGATCAATTGATCATATAACTAGATTGCATCAATGATTTTGCTTATggaaaacaaacatttaaacagAAATTGGGTACAAAAATAAAGTCTTCAATACTTTTTAATGACTTAAGGAGTTGAGGTTGTCAGGTTTCAAGTTTGATTATGAGATATTGTCAGGTTTCAAGTTTGATTATGAGATATACTCCCTTATTTTCTTTTGGTTATACAAGGATTTATTATTGTAGTTTTCAGGTTGAGAAGATCTTTGGTCCAGGAAATCAGTATGTTACTGCTGCCAAAATGATTCTCCAAGTATGTCTCTGTTCTACATTGATTACATTTATGATATAGGAGGCCACTAAGGCCGTTAACATTTTCTGTGCCCAATTCAATTCATGTTACTGAGAAGGAGAATTTGGTTAACAATCCTACATATCCTATTCTACGTTTCTTTTTTCATTACGTTGCCATGCTGGTTTCAAGAATGATACATACTTCTCTATCCCattgaataaaatatatatataaggacaTGCAAAAAGTTGCAAACATTTTATTTGAATCGGGAACTACTTATTTCTGGATTGCTGCAGTTGCTCATTTATTTTTCTCTTAAACAGAACAGTGAAGCAATGATCTCCATTGACATGCCTGCTGGACCTTCAGAAGTTTTAGTCATTGCTGATAGACATGCTAGTCCCATTCATATAGCTGCAGATTTACTATCCCAGGTGCCTAACCCTTTCTTGTCACTGTTATGATACAATTCCTGAAGTGCTCAGTTCCTGTGGGGCACATAGACAGACATTTGTTTCTCATGCAGTGCACTTGATTACTGTAATTCAATGGCTTATACATCATGTTGAACTTTGTTGAAAATAAACGCCATTAGACAACCACCACCACTACCAAGTCTTAATGTCGATTAGTGGGATTGGTTAATGTTGATTAGTGGGATTGGTTAATGTTGATTAGTGTGGTTAATGTCCAATCGGTCCTAGCAAAAAAGCAACTGAAGTTAAAATAAGTTCATAATGCTTAGAAGAAACAAAAGGTGATCATATTTTGCAGCTTTTATGATATGATATCCTCCACGTTTTCAACAAAGATTTGAACATGCTGAGGTGCAGAATGCTAGAAGTCCTTATTTACCTACTAGAAGACGTCAACATGTTTCAACGGTTAATTAAATGTGAAACtctaagcttttttttttctttctgtgTAATGTATTTATCAAGATCACGGTCTTGCCCACTAGGATCAATCTGCATGCCTTAATCATTCATTTTGAGAATGCATTAATTTAAGTGCATAGAAAATGCATATTACGTATTCATGTTATGTTTGTTATTGTATTCAACGTTGTgaaggaaccaattgaactaaaagcttaagcttaTAGTTAAGGCGTAATAATAGCTTTGATTATTATCTCTCACACCCCCCTCAGGCAAATGCCGCCTGAGCTTGAAGCGTGTATACCACAGACCTATCCTACCAGGTGTTGAAATTCCATCAATATATGGGGTTGGCAGGATTAGAACCCTCGACCACTTGGTCTGAGAGGCTCTGATATCATATCAAGAAACCAGTtcaactaaaagcttaagcttatagttaaggcccaataatagtttttattgcATGTTCCAGGCTGAGCATGGGCCTGATAGCCAGGTTGTTCTTGTAATTGTTGGGGACGATGTTGATTTGGAAGCTATTGAAAAGGAAATCAGTAAGCAGTGTAACAGCCTACCAAGGGGAGATTATGCTTCAAAAGCACTAGGTCACAGTTTCACTGTGCGTGCTCGTGATATGGCTGAGGTTGGTCCTCTGCCCTTAACTGACTGTAACATCTTGCTTATTTAAAGTTACTTTATTTGTACTATTGCTGTTTCTATCCATAGTGGTAACTGTGAAAGCTGctgtattgtttttttttcaggCAGTTTCCTTTTCAAACTTATACGC of the Euphorbia lathyris chromosome 7, ddEupLath1.1, whole genome shotgun sequence genome contains:
- the LOC136235946 gene encoding histidinol dehydrogenase, chloroplastic isoform X1 encodes the protein MDSQLLCFHQINSLSKPHLTHQFQLLGAPRHTYLPSQLYFPRGSTFNRIRCAMKSYRLSELSHAEVNSLKARPRIDFTSIFNIVNPIVDDVRNRGDAAVKDYTAKFDKAKLESIIQRVSELPDPQLDSTIKEAFDVAYDNIYAFHLAQKVSEKCVENMKGVRCKRVARSISSVGLYVPGGTAVLPSTALMLSVPAQIAGCKTIVLATPPCQDGSICKEVLYCAKKAGVTHILKAGGAQAISAMAWGTESCPKVEKIFGPGNQYVTAAKMILQNSEAMISIDMPAGPSEVLVIADRHASPIHIAADLLSQAEHGPDSQVVLVIVGDDVDLEAIEKEISKQCNSLPRGDYASKALGHSFTVRARDMAEAVSFSNLYAPEHLIINVKDAEKWESYIENAGSVFLGQWTPESVGDYASGTNHVLPTYGYARMYGGVSLDSFLKYMTIQSLTEEGLRKLGPYVATMAEVEGLEAHKRAVTLRLQDIEARQVHNVS
- the LOC136235946 gene encoding histidinol dehydrogenase, chloroplastic isoform X2, whose protein sequence is MKSYRLSELSHAEVNSLKARPRIDFTSIFNIVNPIVDDVRNRGDAAVKDYTAKFDKAKLESIIQRVSELPDPQLDSTIKEAFDVAYDNIYAFHLAQKVSEKCVENMKGVRCKRVARSISSVGLYVPGGTAVLPSTALMLSVPAQIAGCKTIVLATPPCQDGSICKEVLYCAKKAGVTHILKAGGAQAISAMAWGTESCPKVEKIFGPGNQYVTAAKMILQNSEAMISIDMPAGPSEVLVIADRHASPIHIAADLLSQAEHGPDSQVVLVIVGDDVDLEAIEKEISKQCNSLPRGDYASKALGHSFTVRARDMAEAVSFSNLYAPEHLIINVKDAEKWESYIENAGSVFLGQWTPESVGDYASGTNHVLPTYGYARMYGGVSLDSFLKYMTIQSLTEEGLRKLGPYVATMAEVEGLEAHKRAVTLRLQDIEARQVHNVS